The Nonlabens spongiae genome contains a region encoding:
- a CDS encoding AsmA family protein, translated as MKKFFKILGIVIVVLVILLVATPYLFKDKIAELIKTELNKALNAEVDFADVDLSLFSAFPDARLEINELSVINKAPFAGDTLFFGNEVKLDLPIGDLFNGAREPIRVNELAISEAFTRLQVNEEGVSSWDVAVVDSTATTSTTQAESSGGFSLDLKHYQVNNTRIIYDDAVTKNILEIVDMNHSGNGDFSLGESTLETMTEAKVFYSLNDIAYLTGQQVKLDADILMDLENQKYTFQDNKALINELELVFEGFIDLEDESTIVDLSFNAPTSDFKNFFALIPETYRTNLDGITTTGDFKVDGAIKGTVDDTYIPTLNIKVVSQNASVQYPDLPQKITNINIDAHLVNDTGLVEDTYLDIKNTAFNIGQDRLTGNAMIKDLTGNMKVDVNAKGNLDFANLTRAFPMPDGVNLDGRLALDMAARFDMESIEKERYERINTNGTARLSDFKYLGGAFTKPFIISKANLDLSTSRIKLNEMLAQTGNTDLKASGNIDNLIGFLLQDQGLKGRFNVSSNTFDVSDFMTASEDGGDSASAKANQSTATQQSTPTEQAIKIPAFLDASLDFTANQVLYDGLTLKNVSGSAIVRDETMTLNNVRTNIFNGAIGVNGSLSTKGETPKFTMALDMKNLDIAQSFQGFEMFQNLVPIIGALDGTMNTDINFSGDLNNDLSPIISSLAGDAIAQLLTKDVDVSQNPLLSRINQRVDFIDLDALNLSDFTTKLNFSNGAVQVSPFDFNIKDIKVTASGSHSLTNEMNYVLDLNLPAKYFGKEGASLLAKLEAKEVNQITVPLPIRLGGAMTSPQVNVDLQSAVTNLTNQIVEIQKQKLKDKGEQALSGAVNDILQGNDPKQGIKDILNGGSSGNTQTQDSTSTSNTPASEKDDKDKIKEAAGGLLRGLFGKKNDTVKEKKK; from the coding sequence ATGAAAAAGTTTTTTAAAATTCTGGGAATTGTTATTGTCGTGCTCGTAATACTACTTGTTGCGACACCCTATCTTTTTAAGGATAAAATTGCGGAACTCATCAAAACCGAGCTCAATAAAGCGCTGAATGCAGAAGTCGACTTTGCCGATGTGGATTTAAGCCTCTTCAGCGCCTTCCCTGATGCTCGTCTTGAGATCAATGAGCTTTCTGTAATCAACAAAGCACCATTTGCCGGAGATACCCTTTTCTTCGGTAACGAAGTTAAACTGGACTTACCTATTGGAGATTTATTCAATGGAGCTCGCGAACCTATAAGGGTTAATGAGCTTGCGATCAGTGAAGCGTTTACACGTCTTCAAGTTAATGAAGAGGGCGTTTCTAGCTGGGACGTCGCTGTGGTGGATTCAACGGCAACTACGAGCACCACTCAAGCCGAAAGCAGCGGTGGTTTCTCTTTAGACCTAAAACATTATCAGGTAAATAATACCCGAATCATATACGACGATGCCGTTACCAAAAACATATTGGAAATCGTAGATATGAATCACAGCGGTAATGGAGATTTCAGTTTGGGAGAAAGTACACTCGAGACCATGACAGAGGCCAAGGTCTTTTATTCGCTTAACGACATAGCTTATTTAACGGGTCAGCAGGTCAAGCTGGATGCTGATATCTTAATGGATCTGGAGAATCAGAAGTACACGTTTCAAGATAACAAGGCTTTGATCAATGAACTAGAACTGGTTTTTGAGGGATTTATAGACCTTGAAGATGAATCAACCATCGTGGACCTTTCATTCAATGCACCTACTTCTGATTTCAAAAATTTCTTTGCCCTAATACCTGAAACCTACAGGACTAATCTCGATGGGATCACGACCACTGGCGATTTCAAAGTAGATGGAGCAATTAAAGGAACGGTAGATGACACCTACATTCCAACATTAAATATCAAAGTAGTCTCGCAAAATGCTTCGGTTCAATATCCGGATCTTCCTCAAAAAATTACCAATATTAATATTGATGCGCATTTAGTAAACGATACGGGCCTTGTAGAGGATACCTATCTCGATATCAAAAACACCGCCTTCAACATAGGGCAGGATCGCCTTACCGGTAACGCGATGATCAAGGATTTGACCGGCAATATGAAAGTGGATGTCAATGCAAAGGGTAACCTAGATTTTGCAAATCTTACCAGAGCTTTCCCCATGCCAGACGGTGTAAACCTTGATGGTCGTCTCGCTCTTGATATGGCTGCGCGATTTGATATGGAAAGCATAGAAAAAGAGCGCTATGAACGCATCAATACTAATGGTACTGCTAGACTGAGCGATTTTAAATATTTGGGTGGTGCATTTACCAAACCATTTATCATCAGCAAGGCTAACCTTGATTTGAGTACTTCTCGCATCAAATTGAATGAGATGCTGGCTCAAACAGGCAACACAGATCTTAAGGCGAGTGGTAACATCGATAACTTGATCGGATTTTTACTGCAGGATCAGGGTCTGAAAGGAAGGTTCAATGTTTCTTCAAATACGTTTGATGTTTCGGACTTTATGACGGCGAGTGAAGATGGTGGTGATTCCGCTTCCGCGAAAGCGAACCAATCAACAGCCACTCAACAAAGCACGCCTACAGAGCAAGCCATCAAAATCCCAGCATTTCTGGATGCATCGCTTGACTTTACGGCAAACCAAGTCCTATACGATGGGTTGACGCTTAAAAATGTGAGTGGATCTGCGATCGTGCGTGATGAAACCATGACGCTCAATAACGTGCGCACTAATATTTTCAACGGAGCAATAGGAGTCAATGGTTCTCTAAGTACCAAAGGTGAAACGCCTAAATTTACCATGGCGCTGGACATGAAGAATCTGGATATCGCTCAATCTTTCCAAGGTTTTGAAATGTTTCAAAATTTGGTTCCTATCATTGGCGCTCTAGATGGTACGATGAATACTGATATCAACTTTTCAGGAGATTTGAATAATGATCTGTCTCCTATCATATCGAGCCTTGCAGGTGACGCCATTGCACAACTACTGACTAAAGATGTAGATGTAAGCCAAAATCCACTTTTGAGCAGGATCAATCAGAGAGTAGATTTCATCGATTTAGATGCTTTGAACCTGTCTGATTTTACCACAAAACTGAACTTCAGCAATGGAGCGGTACAAGTAAGTCCGTTTGATTTTAATATTAAGGATATCAAAGTTACCGCTAGCGGTAGCCACAGTTTGACCAATGAAATGAATTATGTACTCGACCTGAATCTTCCTGCCAAGTATTTTGGAAAAGAAGGTGCTAGTTTACTGGCTAAGCTTGAGGCAAAAGAAGTGAATCAAATTACCGTCCCACTGCCCATACGACTAGGTGGTGCGATGACATCGCCTCAAGTTAATGTAGATTTACAAAGTGCCGTGACTAACTTGACCAATCAGATTGTAGAAATTCAGAAGCAAAAACTAAAGGATAAAGGTGAGCAGGCACTATCTGGTGCGGTGAACGATATTTTACAAGGAAATGATCCTAAACAAGGAATCAAGGATATTTTAAATGGTGGCAGTTCTGGCAATACACAAACTCAAGACAGCACATCTACGAGTAATACACCTGCTTCTGAAAAAGACGACAAGGACAAAATCAAAGAAGCCGCCGGTGGATTGTTGCGTGGGTTGTTTGGGAAAAAGAATGATACGGTGAAGGAGAAGAAGAAATAA
- a CDS encoding queuosine precursor transporter, giving the protein MKTLTAKKLRLANRIYLVLGALFICSLVASNLIFQKFFYWNPFGWFRFEISVGLLPYPLTFLITDLVSEIYGRRKANDLVLAGIFASIFSLLILYVADVAPAMETSPIDDQTFTQVFGATKIAVFASMAAYLLAQFVDIRIYHFWKKLTKRKMLWLRNNFSTVFSQFVDTASVLLLLCYFGILEWEQFAPLLGAGFLFKVLVALIDTPLLYLGVEIFKRLFDLKQGEELLID; this is encoded by the coding sequence ATGAAGACTCTGACCGCCAAAAAGTTGCGCCTGGCAAACCGAATTTATCTCGTGCTCGGTGCGTTGTTCATTTGCTCTTTAGTGGCTTCAAATCTGATCTTTCAGAAATTTTTTTATTGGAATCCTTTCGGCTGGTTCCGGTTTGAAATTTCAGTGGGTTTATTGCCATATCCGCTTACATTTTTGATTACAGATTTAGTAAGTGAGATTTATGGTAGACGCAAGGCAAACGATTTAGTGCTCGCAGGAATTTTTGCCTCGATCTTTAGTTTGCTAATTCTGTATGTGGCTGATGTCGCTCCAGCCATGGAGACGAGTCCCATCGATGACCAGACCTTTACTCAGGTTTTCGGTGCTACAAAAATTGCAGTATTTGCAAGTATGGCGGCTTATTTACTGGCGCAATTTGTGGATATACGCATCTATCATTTTTGGAAAAAGTTGACCAAGAGAAAAATGTTATGGCTGCGAAATAATTTTAGCACAGTGTTTTCCCAATTTGTGGACACGGCTAGCGTTTTGTTGTTACTCTGTTATTTTGGGATTTTGGAGTGGGAACAATTTGCTCCCTTGCTTGGGGCAGGGTTTTTGTTTAAAGTGTTGGTAGCATTAATTGATACGCCGCTTTTGTATTTAGGTGTAGAAATTTTCAAAAGGCTCTTCGATTTAAAACAAGGTGAGGAGCTTCTAATAGATTAA
- the folK gene encoding 2-amino-4-hydroxy-6-hydroxymethyldihydropteridine diphosphokinase, translating into MALGSNLGDRLQHLLKAAHLIEQRLGLVIKSGGIYKSAALDFDGKPFLNTCILVHSIKNPFEALAVLRAIERKMGKMPRTSSDYENRIIDLDILLFDDQIIDQAELQVPHPRMHQRNFVMQPLVDIAYDVKHPVLYKSMAEISSQLQPLSEVVPEMISLSRKRYPIQNLNFIAIEGNIGSGKTSLTHKISEDFNAKMVLERFADNPFLPLFYEDKERYSFPLEMSFLADRYQQLSDDVAQHELFTEFTVADYYVIKSLIFSKITLEDEEYHLYQRLFHMMYKELVKPDLYVYLYQTEERLLENIKKRGRDYEQNIEASYLNQIQQGYSEFIRTQQDLKIKVIDVSELDFVNNQEDYLKVLEQICD; encoded by the coding sequence ATTGCTTTAGGTTCTAATCTAGGTGATCGCCTGCAGCATCTACTCAAGGCGGCTCACCTTATAGAACAGCGTTTAGGATTGGTTATAAAAAGTGGAGGCATCTACAAATCTGCCGCGCTGGACTTTGATGGTAAGCCGTTTCTCAACACCTGTATTTTGGTTCACAGCATCAAAAACCCTTTTGAAGCGCTGGCCGTTTTAAGAGCGATCGAGCGTAAAATGGGCAAAATGCCGCGCACATCTTCTGACTATGAGAATCGCATCATCGATCTGGATATTTTGCTGTTTGATGATCAAATCATCGATCAAGCCGAGCTTCAAGTTCCCCATCCCAGAATGCATCAGCGCAATTTTGTGATGCAGCCTTTGGTGGATATTGCCTATGACGTAAAGCATCCGGTTCTGTATAAAAGTATGGCCGAGATCAGTAGCCAGCTACAGCCATTAAGTGAGGTGGTGCCTGAAATGATCTCGCTTTCGCGAAAGCGGTATCCCATCCAAAACCTCAATTTTATCGCCATCGAGGGAAATATAGGTTCAGGAAAAACCAGCCTTACCCACAAAATATCTGAAGATTTCAATGCGAAAATGGTACTGGAACGTTTTGCAGACAATCCGTTTTTACCTCTTTTCTATGAAGATAAAGAGCGCTACAGTTTCCCGTTAGAGATGTCTTTTCTTGCAGATCGCTATCAGCAACTGAGTGATGACGTGGCGCAGCATGAACTTTTCACAGAATTTACCGTCGCCGATTATTATGTTATCAAATCTCTTATTTTCAGCAAAATAACGCTGGAAGATGAAGAATATCATTTATACCAGCGCTTGTTTCACATGATGTATAAAGAATTGGTCAAGCCAGATTTATACGTCTATCTGTACCAGACCGAGGAGCGGCTGCTGGAAAATATCAAAAAGCGCGGTAGGGATTACGAGCAAAATATTGAAGCGAGTTATCTGAACCAGATCCAGCAAGGCTATTCTGAATTCATACGCACACAACAAGATTTAAAAATCAAGGTGATTGATGTTTCAGAACTGGATTTTGTGAATAATCAAGAAGATTATTTAAAGGTGCTGGAGCAGATTTGTGACTAG
- a CDS encoding DUF6705 family protein, which yields MSKFLILKLLFLLTLMSSFTLHSQVILPLDSIGFMPSPTPVKYYSDVNNEMDFFVGTWLYTEGSTTLKIHFKKETRVDWGDHFTDLLVGEYQYIENGVEMINTLDMIDSRNGYEHIIDGRIRVTKCSWLPTSECRDGQVKFFLGLSDPNNEMTTATLIIHESYRDINDRRDAIRAYIIFTSHQTLDPGETYDPPTMPWQKEYRMVRQ from the coding sequence ATGAGCAAATTTTTAATCCTTAAACTTTTATTTCTTCTCACCTTAATGTCGAGTTTTACTTTGCATTCTCAGGTGATTTTACCTTTGGACAGTATTGGGTTTATGCCATCACCTACTCCTGTCAAATATTATTCTGACGTGAACAATGAGATGGACTTCTTTGTGGGAACCTGGTTATATACGGAAGGATCGACTACGCTCAAAATCCATTTCAAAAAGGAAACGCGTGTTGATTGGGGCGATCATTTTACAGATCTTTTGGTAGGTGAATACCAATACATAGAAAACGGTGTTGAAATGATCAACACCCTGGATATGATCGATAGCCGTAACGGTTATGAACATATAATCGATGGACGCATCAGGGTTACTAAATGTAGTTGGTTGCCAACTAGTGAGTGCCGAGATGGACAAGTGAAGTTTTTCCTAGGATTATCTGATCCCAACAATGAGATGACTACTGCAACTTTAATTATCCATGAATCCTATCGCGACATCAATGATCGAAGGGACGCCATCCGTGCCTATATTATCTTTACCAGCCACCAAACTTTAGACCCTGGTGAAACCTACGACCCTCCCACTATGCCATGGCAAAAAGAGTATAGAATGGTGAGGCAGTAG
- the odhB gene encoding 2-oxoglutarate dehydrogenase complex dihydrolipoyllysine-residue succinyltransferase codes for MALKMKVPSPGESITEVEIAEWLVADGDWVEKDQAIAEVDSDKATLELPAEASGIITLKAEEGDAVQVGEVVCLIDTEAANPNEGAKDVKDAPDSYEDGDEGGNDKDVAKEMREDNPDDKKKSPEKAPQPEQAKDTYASGTASPAAKKILDEKGMDAASVSGTGRDGRITKHDAVNAKPSMGTPGPGSRSESRSKLSMLRRKVAERLVSAKNETAMLTTFNEADMKPIFDLRSEYKEAFKAKHGVSLGFMSFFTKAVVRALGEYPAVNSMIDGKEMITYDYKDISIAVSGPKGLMVPVIRNAENLSFRGVEQEVKRLALRARDGKITVDEMTGGTFTISNGGVFGSMLSTPIINPPQSGILGMHNIIERPVAIDGQVVIRPMMYLALSYDHRIIDGRESVGFLVAIKEALEDPINLLMDGDVKKALEL; via the coding sequence ATGGCTCTAAAAATGAAAGTGCCGTCACCCGGCGAGTCGATTACAGAAGTTGAAATAGCAGAATGGCTGGTTGCTGATGGTGACTGGGTCGAGAAAGATCAGGCCATTGCCGAGGTAGATAGCGACAAGGCAACACTGGAACTCCCTGCTGAAGCAAGTGGTATCATTACCCTAAAAGCTGAAGAAGGCGATGCAGTACAAGTAGGTGAGGTTGTTTGCCTTATCGATACAGAAGCTGCAAATCCCAATGAAGGAGCTAAAGATGTAAAAGATGCTCCAGATTCTTATGAAGATGGTGACGAGGGAGGCAACGATAAAGATGTTGCAAAAGAAATGCGTGAGGACAATCCTGACGACAAGAAAAAATCTCCAGAAAAAGCTCCGCAGCCTGAGCAAGCAAAAGATACATACGCGAGCGGTACTGCAAGTCCCGCGGCTAAGAAGATCCTTGATGAAAAAGGAATGGACGCAGCGTCTGTTTCTGGAACGGGCCGCGATGGTCGCATCACAAAGCATGATGCGGTAAATGCAAAACCATCTATGGGAACTCCTGGACCTGGTTCAAGAAGTGAGAGTCGTTCTAAGCTTTCCATGCTGCGTAGAAAAGTTGCAGAGCGTCTCGTCAGTGCTAAGAATGAGACCGCAATGCTTACCACGTTCAACGAGGCTGACATGAAGCCTATTTTTGATCTGCGTAGTGAGTACAAAGAGGCTTTTAAAGCGAAACATGGAGTTTCTCTTGGATTCATGTCTTTCTTTACTAAAGCTGTTGTAAGAGCATTGGGTGAATATCCAGCAGTAAACAGTATGATCGACGGTAAAGAAATGATTACCTATGATTATAAAGACATCTCCATAGCGGTTTCAGGTCCTAAAGGATTGATGGTTCCCGTAATCAGAAATGCTGAAAATCTATCTTTCAGAGGAGTTGAGCAAGAGGTGAAAAGATTGGCTTTACGTGCTCGTGACGGTAAAATTACCGTTGACGAGATGACCGGTGGAACATTTACCATTTCTAATGGTGGTGTTTTTGGCTCCATGTTGAGCACCCCTATCATCAACCCACCGCAGAGTGGGATTTTGGGAATGCACAACATCATTGAGCGACCCGTTGCGATCGATGGACAAGTAGTTATAAGACCCATGATGTACCTTGCTCTTTCTTACGATCACAGAATCATTGATGGTCGCGAGTCAGTAGGATTCTTGGTAGCGATCAAAGAAGCCCTGGAAGATCCGATCAATTTATTGATGGATGGCGATGTGAAGAAGGCGCTGGAGTTGTAG
- a CDS encoding 2-oxoglutarate dehydrogenase E1 component yields MDKYSFLNAAHTAYFAQLYDEYLLNPDQVEPSWRAFFQGFDFGMESAGHETVVEYVDTGGQVNTAELSEKMLKEFSVVKLIDGYRTRGHLFTKTNPVRERRNYQPTLDLEHFGLTDADLNTEFESGELIGLGKTSLKNIIEHLTQVYCDSIGVEYMYIRKPHEVKWIQSWLHRNNNHPEFSKDQKIQILKKLNEAVSFESFLHTKYVGQKRFSLEGNESLIPALDALIENAADKGVDQFVLGMAHRGRLNVLTNIFGKPVKDIFSEFDGKDYEQDIFDGDVKYHLGYTSKRKTDNGNDININIVPNPSHLETVGAVVEGITRAKQDMHTPDNFSNVLPIVIHGDAAIAGQGIVYEVVQMAQLEAYKTAGTIHMVVNNQVGFTTNYLDGRSSTYCTDIAKVTLSPVLHVNADDAEAVVHAINFALDYRMEFGRDVFIDLLGYRKYGHNEGDEPRFTQPQLYKAIGKQMNSRDIYADKLKKEGVIDDGKIKDLEDQYKGRLEEELATSRQMENTVITPFMQDEWDGFDSVTEDEMMQKVETGVDKKTLEKITKTISTLPEGENFIRKVKKVIESRSKMFEENKLDWAMGEHLAYGSLMLEGYDVRMSGQDVERGTFSHRHAVVKSENHENEFILHNHLEGAEGKMYMYNSHLSEYGVVGFEYGYALASPNTLTIWEAQFGDFSNGAQIMMDQYLSAGEDKWKNQNGLVKLLPHGYEGQGAEHSSARIERYLQLCAKDNMFMANCTTPANMFHLLRRQMKVNYRKPLVVFTPKSLLRSPQAVSTVEEFEKGHFQEVIDSDTAFAKAKTLVFTSGKFYYDLFNYREENDIKDVAIVRIEQLFPLPTDQIKEVIKKYKSAKDIVWAQEEPRNMGAYSHLMLHMPETRTWRVCSRNMYAAPASGSSTRSKRRQARIIEDVFNTNK; encoded by the coding sequence ATGGACAAGTATTCTTTCCTCAACGCAGCACACACTGCTTATTTTGCACAACTTTATGATGAGTATTTATTAAATCCAGATCAGGTGGAGCCTTCTTGGCGGGCTTTCTTTCAAGGTTTTGACTTTGGAATGGAAAGTGCCGGTCACGAGACGGTAGTAGAATATGTAGATACGGGTGGCCAGGTAAATACTGCTGAGTTATCTGAGAAGATGCTTAAAGAATTCAGTGTTGTAAAGCTTATTGATGGCTACAGAACACGTGGGCATTTATTTACTAAAACCAACCCTGTAAGAGAGCGCCGTAACTATCAACCTACGCTCGACCTAGAGCATTTTGGTCTTACAGACGCAGATTTAAATACAGAGTTTGAGTCTGGTGAGCTTATAGGCTTAGGAAAGACATCTCTTAAGAACATCATTGAGCACCTTACTCAAGTGTATTGTGATAGTATAGGTGTTGAGTATATGTACATCCGTAAACCGCATGAGGTGAAATGGATCCAGAGCTGGTTGCATAGAAACAACAACCACCCAGAATTTTCTAAAGATCAAAAGATTCAAATCCTTAAGAAACTCAACGAGGCAGTTTCTTTTGAATCTTTTTTACATACAAAATACGTAGGTCAGAAGCGTTTCTCTTTAGAAGGAAACGAGTCACTTATCCCTGCGCTGGATGCTTTAATTGAAAATGCCGCCGATAAAGGTGTAGATCAGTTTGTACTGGGAATGGCACACCGCGGCCGTTTAAATGTGCTTACTAACATCTTCGGTAAACCGGTTAAGGACATCTTCTCAGAATTTGACGGTAAAGATTATGAGCAAGATATTTTTGACGGCGATGTTAAATACCATTTAGGTTATACCAGTAAACGTAAAACCGATAACGGAAACGATATCAATATCAATATTGTTCCCAATCCATCACACTTGGAAACAGTAGGAGCGGTAGTAGAAGGAATCACGCGTGCCAAGCAAGACATGCACACGCCAGACAATTTCTCAAATGTCCTTCCTATTGTTATTCATGGTGATGCAGCGATCGCAGGTCAGGGGATCGTTTACGAGGTTGTGCAAATGGCTCAGCTAGAAGCCTACAAAACTGCTGGAACCATTCATATGGTGGTGAACAATCAGGTAGGTTTCACCACTAACTACCTAGACGGTAGATCAAGTACGTACTGTACAGATATCGCAAAAGTTACCTTGTCGCCCGTTTTGCACGTAAATGCAGATGATGCCGAGGCCGTAGTTCACGCCATTAATTTTGCACTGGATTACAGGATGGAATTTGGTCGTGACGTGTTTATCGACCTTCTAGGGTATCGAAAATACGGTCACAATGAAGGTGACGAGCCTCGATTCACACAACCACAGCTTTATAAGGCAATCGGTAAGCAAATGAATTCTCGTGACATCTACGCCGATAAATTGAAAAAAGAGGGTGTGATTGATGATGGTAAAATCAAGGATCTAGAAGACCAGTATAAAGGTCGTCTGGAAGAAGAGCTTGCTACATCGCGTCAAATGGAAAACACGGTAATCACCCCTTTCATGCAAGATGAATGGGACGGTTTTGATTCTGTGACTGAAGATGAAATGATGCAAAAGGTGGAGACTGGCGTGGATAAAAAGACGCTAGAAAAAATCACCAAAACTATATCTACCCTTCCTGAAGGAGAGAACTTCATCCGCAAGGTGAAAAAAGTTATCGAGTCCCGCAGCAAAATGTTTGAAGAGAACAAACTGGACTGGGCCATGGGAGAGCACCTCGCTTACGGTAGTTTGATGCTGGAAGGCTATGATGTGCGCATGAGCGGTCAGGATGTAGAACGTGGAACATTTTCCCACCGTCACGCAGTCGTGAAGTCAGAAAACCACGAGAACGAATTCATCTTACACAACCATCTAGAAGGTGCCGAGGGTAAAATGTACATGTACAACTCCCACCTTTCAGAATACGGAGTGGTAGGTTTTGAATACGGTTATGCCCTTGCGAGTCCTAATACCTTGACGATTTGGGAAGCGCAATTTGGAGACTTCTCAAACGGTGCACAGATCATGATGGACCAATACTTAAGTGCCGGTGAGGACAAGTGGAAGAATCAAAACGGTCTGGTAAAACTTCTACCACACGGGTATGAAGGTCAGGGTGCAGAACATTCCAGCGCACGTATCGAGCGCTATTTACAGCTCTGCGCAAAGGATAACATGTTCATGGCAAACTGTACCACGCCAGCAAATATGTTCCACTTGCTGAGAAGGCAAATGAAGGTGAACTACAGAAAACCTTTAGTTGTATTTACTCCTAAATCTTTGTTGCGATCTCCCCAAGCGGTCAGTACGGTAGAAGAGTTTGAAAAAGGTCATTTTCAGGAGGTGATTGATAGTGATACCGCTTTCGCGAAAGCGAAAACCCTAGTGTTCACGAGTGGTAAATTCTACTACGACCTCTTCAATTATCGTGAAGAGAATGATATCAAGGATGTAGCGATAGTGAGAATAGAACAATTATTCCCACTGCCTACCGACCAGATCAAAGAAGTAATCAAGAAATACAAGTCTGCAAAAGACATCGTGTGGGCACAGGAAGAGCCGCGCAATATGGGAGCTTATTCCCACTTGATGTTGCACATGCCAGAAACGCGTACCTGGAGGGTTTGCTCCAGAAATATGTATGCGGCTCCTGCATCAGGTAGCTCAACGAGATCCAAACGCAGACAAGCAAGAATAATAGAAGACGTTTTTAACACCAACAAATAA
- a CDS encoding alpha-ketoglutarate decarboxylase — MNRHFSFTLFVFLFFIINLGAAQSTLQPEERFWDRVLFGGNLGASFGNDFTSVIIAPQAIYKVNDFVGLGVGLNYSYSELDADDPRILDYSSNIYGGGFIGLFNPIPEIQASFDFEVLNVNRNFEVQGIDEQYWVPALFLGAGYRQGNFIIGARYDVLYNEDKSVYNNGIQPFVRVFF, encoded by the coding sequence ATGAATCGCCATTTTTCATTTACCTTATTTGTATTTCTCTTCTTCATCATCAATTTGGGCGCTGCGCAAAGTACCCTGCAACCCGAAGAACGATTTTGGGATCGCGTTCTTTTTGGAGGAAATCTGGGAGCTAGTTTCGGTAATGATTTCACATCGGTCATCATCGCACCACAAGCTATTTATAAGGTGAACGATTTTGTAGGACTGGGTGTAGGTTTGAACTATAGCTATTCAGAACTCGATGCAGACGATCCAAGAATCTTAGATTATTCTTCAAATATTTATGGTGGTGGTTTCATAGGTCTTTTCAATCCCATACCTGAAATTCAAGCCAGTTTTGACTTTGAAGTACTCAATGTCAATAGAAATTTTGAGGTTCAAGGGATTGATGAACAATATTGGGTCCCGGCGCTGTTTTTAGGCGCAGGCTATCGCCAGGGTAATTTCATCATAGGTGCACGATACGATGTGCTTTACAATGAAGATAAAAGTGTTTATAACAACGGAATCCAGCCGTTTGTGAGGGTGTTTTTTTGA
- a CDS encoding polyprenyl synthetase family protein: protein MDLLSDLKSQFLEALKQRTSHAEPATLYDPVHYILDLGGKRLRPLLSLMAAEMYGAKSNDAMGCAIAVEVFHNFTLLHDDIMDAADLRRGKETVHKKWDVNTGILSGDAMLIMAYQQLDEYEGTQFKELTQLLSRTALEVCEGQQYDVDFETRDDVTIDEYLLMIKLKTSVLLGCSLQMGAIIAGASKEQQQFIYDYGIYLGIAFQLMDDYLDAFGDPETFGKEVGGDIRENKKTYLYLKSLEHSQSNESLKKWFALDQNTLSEMEMSDKKEKVKTLFQQSGGAQATLDAIIDYTEKALNTITQLEISDENKTFLKRFSLQLMNRIS from the coding sequence ATGGATTTACTCTCAGACTTAAAAAGTCAATTTTTAGAAGCCCTCAAGCAGCGCACTTCACATGCTGAACCTGCTACTCTTTATGATCCCGTTCATTATATCTTAGATCTAGGAGGAAAGCGATTGCGTCCGTTACTTTCCTTAATGGCTGCCGAGATGTACGGCGCAAAAAGTAATGATGCCATGGGCTGCGCCATAGCAGTTGAAGTGTTTCACAATTTTACTTTGCTCCATGATGATATCATGGATGCAGCAGATCTAAGGAGAGGTAAGGAGACCGTGCATAAAAAATGGGACGTGAATACAGGAATCTTGAGTGGAGACGCCATGCTGATTATGGCTTACCAGCAACTTGACGAGTATGAGGGAACGCAGTTCAAGGAGCTTACTCAACTTTTAAGCCGTACGGCTCTGGAAGTGTGTGAGGGGCAGCAATATGATGTTGATTTTGAGACTCGAGACGACGTGACCATAGATGAGTATTTGCTCATGATCAAATTGAAGACCTCGGTACTTTTAGGGTGTTCTTTGCAGATGGGGGCGATCATAGCTGGAGCCAGCAAGGAGCAGCAGCAATTTATATATGATTATGGTATTTACCTAGGTATCGCCTTTCAGTTGATGGATGATTATTTGGACGCCTTTGGCGATCCAGAGACGTTTGGGAAAGAAGTAGGTGGCGACATCAGGGAGAATAAAAAAACTTATCTCTATCTCAAAAGTCTTGAGCATTCTCAAAGTAATGAGAGCTTGAAAAAATGGTTTGCCCTGGATCAAAACACGCTTTCAGAAATGGAGATGAGTGATAAAAAGGAAAAAGTGAAAACCCTTTTCCAACAAAGTGGTGGCGCACAAGCAACACTGGATGCGATAATAGATTATACCGAGAAGGCCTTAAATACCATTACACAGCTGGAGATTAGTGACGAGAATAAAACTTTCCTGAAGAGGTTTTCTCTGCAGTTGATGAATAGAATTAGTTAG